The Hydrogenothermus marinus DNA segment ATATTCCAGTCCTATATATTCCATCAAATACAGAAATTCATGATACTTTAGCTCAATTTAAAAGAAACTATGCTATATATTTATCTAAAAAAAATAAAGATTCATTTTTTATACTGACTAAAGAATCTGAAAATATAAAAGTGGCTAAAAATAAAGATTTTATTCATTTAAAAGAAGGAAAAGAGATAAATTTTGATAATCTTGTAAAAAGATTAATAGAGTTTGGATATATAAAAGAAGAAAAAGTTGAAAATGAAGGTGAGTTTTCATTTAAAGGTGGAATATTAAGAATAAATATTCCATTTATTGGTGTATTTGATATTGATTTTTTTGGAGACCAGATAGAAGGAATTTATCAAATCTCAAAGCTTTTAACAAAGAAAAAAATACAAAACATAGATATTTTTCCTCTTTATGATTTTCCAGTATATTATAATGAGTTTTTTGATTTAGATTTTAAAAAGGAAGAAGCTACAAATTTTTTAGAATTTTTTAAAGATTTTAAAATAATAGAAGAAAACAATTTTGTTATTGATGAAGAAGCTATTTCAAACTCTCATATAAAGGGATTTGAAGTTGTAAAACTTCCTATTACAAAACCTCTATTTTTAAAAATAGAAAGAAAATCATTTATACCCAAAGATTACAAATCAAAAACAGAAATAGATATAAAGCCATTAGAAGAAGGTGATTATATCATCCATGAAGATTATGGAATTGGAATTTTTAGAGGAATTGAAACAAAAACAATAAGAGGAAAAGATTATGATTTTATGGTATTAGAGTATGCAGATGGAGAAAAGATTAATGTTTCATATCTACATTTTGATAAAATCCATAAATATGATCTAAATATTCCTATAAAACTGGATAAAATAGGTGGAACTTCTTGGAGAAACTTAAAGAAAAAAGTAAGAAAATCCGTAGAAAAAATAGCAAAAGAACTTATAAAGTTATATAAAGAAAGAGAGTCAACAACAAGAAAGCCATATAACTTTGATAAAGAGCTTTTAAGATATATTCAAGAAACATTTCCTTTTTTAGAAACCCCTGACCAGTTGAAAGCTATAAAAGATATAGAAAATGATTTTAAATCTGATAAACCTACAGAAAGGTTAATCTGTGGAGATGTAGGTTTTGGGAAAACAGAGGTTGCTATAAGAGCCGCTTATATATCAGCTACAAACAATAGACAAACTCTTATTTTAGTGCCAACTACAGTTTTGGCTTTACAACATTATAAAAAATTTAAAGAAAGACTTGAGCCACTTGGTATAAAAGTAGAAAATCTTTCAAGATTGAAATCAAAAAAAGAAACAGAAAAAATCCTAACAGAACTGCAAGAAGGAAAAATAGATATATTAGTAGGAACTCACAAGGTATTAAGTGATAAAGTTAAATTTAAAAATCTTGGACTTCTTATTATAGATGAAGAACATAGATTTGGAGTAAGAGCAAAAGAAAAAATAAAACAGATAAAAAAGGATATAGATACAATCTATCTTACAGCAACACCAATACCAAGAACATTAAATATGGCACTTTCAGGATTAAAAAAAATGTCAGTTATAAATACACCACCAGAAGGAAGAGTTGAAACTAAAACATATGTTGTTAAATACAATGAAGATATTATAAAACAGGCTATCCAAAGGGAAATAAATAGAAATGGACAGGTTTTTTATTTACATAATAGAGTAGAAACAATAGAAGAAAAAACAAATCAGTTAAAGCAGTTATTTCCAAACCTGAAAATAGATTTTATTCATGGAAAAATGAAACCTTCTCAAATAGAAAAGAAAATAATGGAATTTACAGATAAAAAGCTAAACATTTTAGTTTCAACATCAATAATAGAAACAGGTATAGATATACCAACAGCAAACACTTTAATAATAGAAAGAGCAGATCTTTTTGGACTTGCACAGCTTTACCATTTAAGAGGAAGAGTCGGAAGAGGAAATATTCAAGCATACTGCTATCTACTTTTACCTGAAGATAGAAATATTACAGAAAATGCAGAAAAAAGGCTTTCTACTATTTTAAAACTTACAAGACCTGGTTCAGGTTTAAAGGTTGCAATAGAAGATATGAAAATAAGAGGAGCAGGGAATATTTTAGGAGTAGAACAAAGTGGAAATATTAAAGCAGTTGGATTTGATTTTTATGTAAAACTTTTAAAAGAAAGTATAGAAAAAGAGCAAGGTAAAGCTTTTGAAACAAAAATAGAAACAGATATAGAAGGATATATACCAAAAACATTTATAGAAAATCCTCAAGAAAGAATGAATATTTATCTTTCTTTTTCTAAAGCATTAGACTCAGAAGAAATAGAAGAACTTGAAGAGTATCTATCAGAATTTTATAAAGATATACCTTCTGCTTTAAAAGTATATATATCTTTAGAAAAGATAAAAAAAGAAGCAACAAATCTTGGAATTGAAAAAATAAGTATAAAAAATAAATATTGTGAAATAAATTTTGGAAAACTTAGTCCTGAGAAAACAGTAAAACTTATAGAAAAAACAAAACCTGAATATATCACCTCAAACAGCATAAAATTTAGATATAAAAATTTAGAGCATATATATAAAATTTTAAAAATGATAAAATAAAAAAAATGTTTTCCAATGAGGTAAAACTTGAAAATAAAAGTTAGAAATTTAGATACAGGGAAAAGAAGATGTAGA contains these protein-coding regions:
- a CDS encoding DEAD/DEAH box helicase; translated protein: MTNLQISNSSYLEYKLAKDFNKALIFIDSEKRALEIEKNLNAFLNYFNKNIPVLYIPSNTEIHDTLAQFKRNYAIYLSKKNKDSFFILTKESENIKVAKNKDFIHLKEGKEINFDNLVKRLIEFGYIKEEKVENEGEFSFKGGILRINIPFIGVFDIDFFGDQIEGIYQISKLLTKKKIQNIDIFPLYDFPVYYNEFFDLDFKKEEATNFLEFFKDFKIIEENNFVIDEEAISNSHIKGFEVVKLPITKPLFLKIERKSFIPKDYKSKTEIDIKPLEEGDYIIHEDYGIGIFRGIETKTIRGKDYDFMVLEYADGEKINVSYLHFDKIHKYDLNIPIKLDKIGGTSWRNLKKKVRKSVEKIAKELIKLYKERESTTRKPYNFDKELLRYIQETFPFLETPDQLKAIKDIENDFKSDKPTERLICGDVGFGKTEVAIRAAYISATNNRQTLILVPTTVLALQHYKKFKERLEPLGIKVENLSRLKSKKETEKILTELQEGKIDILVGTHKVLSDKVKFKNLGLLIIDEEHRFGVRAKEKIKQIKKDIDTIYLTATPIPRTLNMALSGLKKMSVINTPPEGRVETKTYVVKYNEDIIKQAIQREINRNGQVFYLHNRVETIEEKTNQLKQLFPNLKIDFIHGKMKPSQIEKKIMEFTDKKLNILVSTSIIETGIDIPTANTLIIERADLFGLAQLYHLRGRVGRGNIQAYCYLLLPEDRNITENAEKRLSTILKLTRPGSGLKVAIEDMKIRGAGNILGVEQSGNIKAVGFDFYVKLLKESIEKEQGKAFETKIETDIEGYIPKTFIENPQERMNIYLSFSKALDSEEIEELEEYLSEFYKDIPSALKVYISLEKIKKEATNLGIEKISIKNKYCEINFGKLSPEKTVKLIEKTKPEYITSNSIKFRYKNLEHIYKILKMIK